The Gambusia affinis linkage group LG11, SWU_Gaff_1.0, whole genome shotgun sequence genome contains a region encoding:
- the ddt gene encoding LOW QUALITY PROTEIN: D-dopachrome decarboxylase (The sequence of the model RefSeq protein was modified relative to this genomic sequence to represent the inferred CDS: substituted 1 base at 1 genomic stop codon) — MPFVVLDSSLPASSFSEDFLKRFCSVTAAALGKPEDVSTSDPVPPLYXVLCGSCAPCVLVSVSAISVTDSAEKNKEHSAKIFGFLTKELSLAEDRIVIQFLELQPHQVGKKGTVMSFL; from the exons ATGCCCTTCGTCGTCCTGGACAGCAGCCTGCCTGCCAGCAGCTTCTCCGAGGATTTCCTGAAGCGGTTCTGCTCCGTCACCGCGGCGGCGCTGGGGAAACCGGAGGACGTGAGTACCTCCGACCCAGTTCCACCA CTTTACTGAGTTTTATG CGGCTCCTGCGCTCCGTGTGTCCTGGTGTCGGTGTCGGCCATCTCTGTGACGGACAGCGCCGAGAAGAACAAGGAGCATAGCGCCAAGATCTTCGGCTTCCTGACCAAAGAACTGAGCCTGGCTGAAGACAG GATTGTGATCCAGTTCCTGGAGCTGCAGCCTCACCAGGTGGGGAAGAAAGGAACCGTGATGAGCTTCCTGTGA